The genomic interval CAAGAACGGCGAGAACTCGCAGCCCTCGGGTGTCGCGGGAGCGAAGGCCACGCTTCAGCCCGTGGGTGGACAGGCCACCGCGCTGCACGAGGACGGCTCGGGGAGCTACAGCCGCACCAACGTGGCGGGTAGTGACCCGGAGCTGGCGTATCAGTCCGGCGCCACGTACCAGTTCATCGCCGCCCGGAATGGGACGCGGTATGTCGGCCAGGTCGACGACGCGCCCGTGCAGGAGAAGATTGCCCAGTTCCACCCCGCCAAGGGCTTCGTCGAGCACCCTGCGGGGACTCCGCTGGCGTTCGACCGCGCGGCGGTGCCGGGCAACAAGGAGCGCACGCTCGGCTTCGTCACCGTGGTGCCGTTGAGCTCGGACGGCGAGAAGGGCGACCCCACCTACTCCACCATGCCCACCACGCCCATGGAGTTCCTCCAGCTCGTCGCCATGCCGGGCACCTACCGTGAGGCGCGCATCACCATTCCGGGCTCGGCCTTCTTGAGGGCCAACCAGACCTATCTCGTCATCTTCAACTCGGTGCGGCTGGGCGGCGCCGAGTCCGACAACCTGTTCATCGGCAGCGCGCTGCTCGCGGGCATCGCGGACGTGGGCATCATCCGGACGCACTGAGCCTGGCCTCGGAGGGCCTCGGGCCTTCCCGGGCACACTCCGCCGCGCGAGGTCCCCGCGCGGCGGCGGGGCTCATCCGGGTTCGATGTCCAACTCGATGCGCCCCGCCAGCTTGAGGCGGAGCAGGTGGCCGGCGAACCGCTCTGCCTCCTCTCGGCCGAGGACATTGCGGAACGCCGTCCCCTCGGCGACTTCCACCTCCAGCACGGCGCCGCGCTGGAGGAGCCGGAAGAAGTCCTCCCCGCCACCGGGCCGGGGAACGGACAGCGGCAACATCCCCTTCAACGGAAGCACGTCCTTCGCCGCACGCACGAGCTCCACGAGCGCCTGGGCATCCGGACGCACGTGCTCGCGAGCCACGCCTTCATCCGGATAGAGCGGCGCGGGGGCCAACGACACATCCTCCGTGGAGTCGTCGAGGAGGAAGCCATACCGCGACGGAATCCGCCCGGCGAACAGCATGCACAGCAACACGGGGGTATCCCCCGTCACGCGCTCCACATGGAGGATGGAACGCTCCGCCCCCACGCGGCGCAGCAACAGCGTGAGGTGGGGACGCTGAACCGAGAGGTGCCGCTGGACGCGGTCCTTCAACGTGGCGCGAATCTCCTCGAACGCCGCGGAGTAACCCGCCTCCGACTCCGCTTCGCTCGCGGCCAGCGCCTCGCGTGTCTTGGACAGCCGCGCCTCGGCCTCGCGCAGGAAGTCCCCCGCGGAGGCCTGCGCAGGAACCAGGCCCGGCGAGTCGGACGTCACGGACTCCAGCCCCGCGGCGCGCACGGCCCCCAGGAGGAAGGTGCCCTGCTGGTCCAACCGCTCTTTCTCCTCGCGGAACCGCGCGACCGAGGCGGCGTGCTCCAGCTTCAACTCCAACCAGGCCTCATAGCCGGACTCGAGCGTCTCCAGCGCACGCAGACGCGCGAGCGCCGCCTCCGGCCCCGCGGCCGTTCCCACGGGCCCCAACGCCCCACCCTTCGTCGACTCACTCACGGCCGCCGAGTCTACACCCAGCCCAGGTCGAGACCGCCCTCGCTCGCTTGGAAGTCCACCGACGCGCCGGCTCGGGCCCGAATGCCAGGGCCTCCATCCGACGCCGGCTCGCGGCACGGAGGGAGGCCCTCGCTTCACAACACACAGGTCCGCGCCTTACCGCGCGGAGCCTTCACTTCAACTCAAGAGGTCCGGGAGACCGGGCCCCCCTGCGACTGGGCGCCCTCGCCACGCCCCATCGCGTTCGAGAGGTAGTCCTGGCCCCCCTGCAGCCGGTTGCGCAGGTCGTCTCGCAGTTGGTTGCCCGGCTTGGGCGCGAAGAGCAGCCCCAGGCCCGCGCCCACCAACAGGCCCGCGGCGAAGGCACCCAGGACCGGAAGGACATCCTCCGCCGCGCTGCGACGGGTCTCCAGGCCGATGAGGTTGAGCAGGTCGTCCTTGTCCATCTTCTTGAGGGCGTTCAGGTTCATTCGCGGCTCCAGCGAGGTGCATCCAACGACGTGGGAATGAGAAAGGGAACGCGAGCTAGTAGGACGGCGGCCTCGGCTTGCCCGCCGCGGAGGCATCCGCCGCGGCGGAGCCATCCATCGGCGGAGAAGGTGGCGGGCCCGCCATCCTCCGGCCCGTCTGATAACCCTGGAGGGCCGTCTCGGCCATCCCCAGCAACTCGTCCTTCACGAACGGCAGTGCCGCCAGCCGCACGCCCAGGCGAAGGATGCGGGCCGTCAGCGGCGTGAAGAGCCCCCCGCCCAGCACGTAGCCCACGCCGAGCGCCGCCGCCATCATCCCGTACGGATTGCGCTCCACGCGGCCCCGGATGTCCAGCGTCTGCCCCAGGTCATCCACCGCGCCCCGCGCATCACTCCAGAGCTGCTGTGCCTCGTTGCCAAGCTGGTCCACTCGCTGCCCGAATCCCGTATCGGAGCCCTGCTCCCGGGATGCGGGGTCACCATTGCCTGAAGCCCCTGGATAGTTCGTCATGAGTGTCCTCTCCCGTCTGCCGTCCACGGCGCCGCTCAGCGGCGCGAGGCGATGCGCCCGATGAGGAAGCCCACGGCCACGGCCCCCAGCAAGCACGTCCCGGGGTTGGCCCGGATGAAGCTCACCACACGGTTGTTCATGTCCACCAGGTTCTGCCGCGCTTCATCGAGCTGCGGCACCACGCGGTCCTGAAGCTGTCGGGCCCGGTCGGCCACCTGCTGCGGATTCATGTCCATGAAGGTGCTCTCCTCATTCCAGAAGTAAACTGCCAATGTCTCGGGCCCGGCCGCTCAGCGACGAGAGCCCAGCAAGTAGCCCACCGCGAACGCCGCGCCCACACACGCGTAGGGATGGCGGCGCACCCACTCGCGCCAGTCAGCGACGAAGGCCACTTCCTCGCGCAGCTCGCTCACCGAGGTGGCCAGCTCCGCGCGTGTCCTCTCGATGTCCGCGCGCAACATCGCGCTCGTGCGCGGCCCCAGGGGCTTGGGAGATCCGTTGCTAGCGCCCATTTGTGGGCTCCTTGAAGAGATGACCGTCTCCACCCTGAAGAGTATGGCCCGAGGCGACCGGAGCCGGGGCGGCGAATGCCGCCATGCTACGGGACAGCTCGTCCGCCGTGTCATCCATCATCCGCCGCGTCTTCAGGCGCTGCAGGGCCCACGCCACGCCGCCCCCACCCGCCGCCAGATTGAGCAGGGCCACAACTCCCAGCGCCCCCGCCCATCCCATGCTCGGGGCCAGCACCGCCGCGAGCGCTCCACACGCGAACGCATAGCCCACGAGGATGAAGGGAACGAAGGCGACAATCAGCGCCACGTTCATCCCGGTGGCCTTCAAGTCCTCCGTCAGCTCCAGCCGCGCCAGCTGCAGGTGCTGCGTCACCAGCCGGCTGAAGCTCTCCGCCATGCGGCCGACGAGCGCGGCGAGCCCACGCTCCGTCTGTTCGCTCCCCACGTGCATTCACTCTCCGGCCGGCGCTCACGCCCTCACAAATACCCAGGAGTGGCGCCAACCTAGGCACCCCTGCCCCCAGGGACAACCTCTCCCCTGGATGTCTGTCCGGCGTTCGCAAGCGTCGGCCACTCAACGCGCCCGCCGTCTCCCCACGCTAACCGATGAGCTGTACCGGAGGAGAGGGGGTGGTGGCCACGGCGATGGGCGCCTCGAAGCGCAGCACCAGGGGGAGGTGGTCGGAGGCCTTCCGGCT from Myxococcus stipitatus carries:
- a CDS encoding phage holin family protein, with translation MHVGSEQTERGLAALVGRMAESFSRLVTQHLQLARLELTEDLKATGMNVALIVAFVPFILVGYAFACGALAAVLAPSMGWAGALGVVALLNLAAGGGGVAWALQRLKTRRMMDDTADELSRSMAAFAAPAPVASGHTLQGGDGHLFKEPTNGR
- a CDS encoding YtxH domain-containing protein; translated protein: MNLNALKKMDKDDLLNLIGLETRRSAAEDVLPVLGAFAAGLLVGAGLGLLFAPKPGNQLRDDLRNRLQGGQDYLSNAMGRGEGAQSQGGPVSRTS
- a CDS encoding DUF3618 domain-containing protein; the protein is MGASNGSPKPLGPRTSAMLRADIERTRAELATSVSELREEVAFVADWREWVRRHPYACVGAAFAVGYLLGSRR